The following proteins are encoded in a genomic region of Comamonas resistens:
- a CDS encoding branched-chain amino acid ABC transporter substrate-binding protein yields MKNFGKLCIATVVAGMGTAVMAQEQIIKIGHIGPVSGPQAHFGKDDENGVRMAIEDINAKNPEIGGKKVKFVLVAEDDVADPKQGTAASQKLCDDKVAGAVAFVNSGVAIPSSKVFQDCGIPMITGAATNPDLTKPGWNTTYRVIANDNALGAALATYAAKTLKLKNVAVIDDRTAYGQGLASVFKKDAEKQGIKIVANEFTNDKATDFMAILTSIKAKKPDAIFYGGMYGQAGPMLRQMAQLGMNDVKMFGGDGICVTELAKVAAGAKPLENVVCADGGASIAKMPGGTEWKKRYDAKYPGQFQVYSPYFYDATMLLADAMKRANSWDPKVYIPFLQKSDFSGVTSRIAFEKNGEMKNPSYTLSRYVNGAKTPIDLN; encoded by the coding sequence ATGAAGAATTTTGGCAAGTTGTGTATCGCGACCGTGGTGGCAGGCATGGGCACGGCCGTGATGGCCCAGGAGCAGATCATCAAGATCGGCCACATCGGCCCGGTCTCGGGACCGCAGGCCCACTTCGGCAAGGACGATGAAAACGGCGTGCGCATGGCGATCGAGGACATCAACGCCAAGAATCCGGAAATCGGCGGAAAAAAGGTCAAGTTCGTGCTGGTGGCCGAAGACGACGTGGCCGACCCCAAGCAGGGCACGGCTGCCTCGCAGAAACTGTGCGACGACAAGGTTGCCGGTGCCGTGGCTTTTGTGAATTCGGGCGTGGCGATTCCTTCGTCCAAGGTCTTTCAGGACTGCGGCATTCCCATGATCACGGGCGCGGCCACCAACCCCGATCTGACCAAGCCCGGCTGGAATACCACCTACCGCGTGATCGCCAACGACAACGCGCTGGGCGCGGCGCTGGCCACTTATGCGGCCAAGACGCTCAAGCTCAAGAACGTGGCCGTCATTGACGACCGCACGGCCTATGGCCAAGGTCTAGCCAGCGTGTTCAAGAAAGATGCCGAAAAGCAGGGCATCAAGATCGTTGCCAACGAGTTCACCAATGACAAGGCCACGGACTTCATGGCCATCCTGACTTCCATCAAGGCCAAGAAGCCCGATGCCATCTTCTACGGCGGCATGTATGGCCAGGCCGGCCCCATGCTGCGCCAGATGGCGCAACTGGGCATGAACGATGTCAAGATGTTCGGCGGCGACGGCATCTGCGTGACCGAGCTGGCCAAGGTGGCTGCGGGCGCCAAGCCGCTGGAGAACGTGGTCTGTGCCGACGGCGGTGCATCGATTGCCAAGATGCCTGGCGGCACCGAATGGAAGAAGCGCTATGACGCCAAGTATCCCGGCCAGTTCCAGGTCTACAGCCCGTATTTCTATGATGCGACCATGCTGCTGGCCGATGCCATGAAGCGTGCCAACTCCTGGGATCCCAAGGTCTACATCCCCTTCCTGCAGAAGTCGGACTTCTCGGGCGTGACCTCCAGGATCGCCTTCGAGAAAAATGGCGAGATGAAGAACCCCAGCTATACGCTGAGCCGTTATGTCAACGGCGCCAAGACGCCTATCGATCTGAACTGA
- a CDS encoding 6,7-dimethyl-8-ribityllumazine synthase, which produces MNQTPISMNFETHATSQGTPWKATAGRSRIAIISASWHTEVVYQARDAAQAELQAQGVQAGNITHFSVPGAFEIPLLAKKLAQSGRFDAVIATALIVNGGIYRHEFVTTAVIDGLMRVQLESEVPVFSAVLTPRDFHEHGDHVEFFRQHFVKKGVEVAHACLSTLDQHAKVDALLQAKAA; this is translated from the coding sequence ATGAATCAGACCCCTATTTCCATGAACTTCGAAACCCACGCCACTTCCCAGGGTACGCCCTGGAAAGCCACGGCAGGCCGCAGCCGCATTGCCATCATCAGTGCCAGCTGGCACACCGAGGTGGTCTACCAGGCACGCGACGCCGCGCAGGCTGAGCTGCAGGCCCAGGGCGTGCAGGCAGGCAATATCACCCACTTCAGCGTGCCCGGCGCTTTCGAGATCCCTCTGCTGGCCAAGAAGCTGGCGCAAAGCGGCCGTTTTGATGCGGTGATCGCCACGGCCCTGATCGTCAACGGCGGTATTTACCGCCACGAATTCGTGACGACAGCCGTGATCGACGGCCTGATGCGCGTGCAGCTGGAGAGTGAAGTGCCCGTGTTTTCCGCCGTACTGACGCCGCGCGACTTCCATGAGCATGGCGACCATGTGGAGTTTTTCCGTCAGCACTTTGTGAAAAAAGGCGTGGAAGTGGCCCATGCCTGCCTGAGCACGCTGGACCAGCACGCCAAGGTGGACGCGCTGCTGCAGGCCAAGGCTGCCTGA